Proteins encoded in a region of the Isosphaeraceae bacterium EP7 genome:
- a CDS encoding discoidin domain-containing protein, translated as MRRTTPRKRRPSLEWLETRAVPALVALIDTGVDLSDPADYPYYDFTAAYDANAKQTAAQAGNSVVQDTSLQHGHGSTVADNIIRGILDTKAQPGAGSADVKIMPIRVTAGGSSISPTAIVRGVYWAADHGADVINISIITFNSDMYLVDSSDPHSDSSLSQAIQYAEARGALVVTAPGNNGFGSSQGGQDIDASGAYIMPAWADDSSLNGLGTSPGNVLVAAAVDSLGNLSAPSNYGAVHVDFGALSNSSGATSYSAGYTSGVAGTIAALTPSWSAARRATLLKQTVQPHAQSVGAWSSTGGNLNPAGAVASLNLSTPYADRTALAGGIVTSRGDNGPGEGRASAFDNKASTKWLDFSGVSWLQYQFAGNTSYVIDQYSITSASDTSSYPGRAPKSWSLKGSNDGVSWTTLDTQTNQANTSSLGTRTYSFSNATAYRIYRLDNIASNGDSIIQLAEVRLRGPSSVPVATGVRVDRTAVPDIVVSARGDNGTGEGRAKALDNNASTKWLDFSGSSWLQYQFAGASAYVIDQYTLTSASDTSSYPGRAPKSWSLKGSNDGVSWTTLDTQTNQANTSSLGTRTYSFSNATAYRIYRLDNIASNGDSIIQLAEFRLFGPSDGAQVVIPAGPQPTELSRNKATYASSVEGAGYGANLAVDGNSSTRWSSGQWMQPTKNAWIYVDLGATYKISEVSLIWEAAYAVNYQIQVSNDAQNWTTIRSITGNSSAGYTDQSGLSGSGRYVRIYATAPGPASNYSLYDLKIYGIA; from the coding sequence GTGCGACGAACGACACCCCGTAAGAGAAGGCCGAGCCTCGAGTGGCTCGAGACACGCGCCGTCCCCGCGCTCGTCGCCCTGATCGACACCGGCGTCGACCTGTCCGACCCGGCCGACTACCCGTACTACGACTTCACCGCCGCCTACGACGCCAACGCCAAGCAGACCGCTGCGCAGGCCGGGAACTCGGTCGTCCAGGACACCAGCCTCCAGCACGGCCACGGCTCCACCGTCGCCGACAACATCATCCGGGGCATCCTCGACACCAAGGCCCAGCCCGGCGCGGGCTCCGCAGACGTCAAGATCATGCCCATCCGGGTCACCGCCGGCGGCAGCTCGATCAGCCCCACGGCCATCGTCCGCGGCGTCTACTGGGCCGCCGACCATGGCGCCGATGTCATCAATATCAGCATCATCACGTTCAACAGCGACATGTACCTGGTCGACTCCTCCGACCCCCACTCCGACTCCTCGCTCTCGCAGGCCATCCAGTACGCCGAGGCGCGAGGCGCCCTGGTCGTCACCGCCCCGGGCAACAACGGCTTCGGCTCCAGCCAGGGCGGGCAGGACATCGACGCAAGCGGCGCCTACATCATGCCCGCCTGGGCCGATGATTCCAGCCTGAACGGCCTGGGCACTTCGCCCGGCAATGTCCTGGTCGCCGCCGCCGTCGACTCGCTGGGCAACCTGTCGGCGCCCTCCAATTACGGGGCCGTGCACGTCGACTTCGGCGCCCTGTCCAACTCCTCGGGCGCCACCTCCTACTCGGCCGGCTACACTTCGGGCGTCGCAGGCACCATCGCCGCGCTCACCCCGTCGTGGTCGGCCGCACGCCGCGCTACCCTGCTCAAGCAGACCGTCCAGCCCCACGCTCAGTCGGTCGGCGCCTGGTCGTCCACCGGCGGCAACCTCAACCCCGCAGGCGCCGTCGCCTCGCTCAATCTCAGCACCCCCTACGCCGACCGCACCGCCCTGGCCGGCGGCATCGTCACCTCGCGCGGCGACAACGGCCCGGGAGAGGGCAGGGCATCCGCCTTCGACAACAAAGCGTCCACGAAGTGGCTCGACTTCTCCGGCGTCAGCTGGCTCCAGTACCAGTTCGCCGGCAACACCTCCTACGTCATCGATCAATATTCCATCACCAGTGCCTCCGACACGTCGAGCTATCCCGGCCGGGCTCCGAAGAGCTGGTCGTTGAAGGGTTCGAACGACGGGGTGAGCTGGACGACGCTTGATACTCAGACGAACCAGGCGAACACGTCGAGCCTGGGGACCCGGACGTACAGCTTCAGCAACGCGACGGCGTACCGGATCTACCGGCTGGACAACATCGCCAGCAACGGCGACTCGATCATCCAGCTGGCCGAAGTCCGGCTCCGCGGCCCATCGTCGGTCCCCGTGGCCACCGGCGTTCGGGTCGACCGCACCGCCGTGCCCGACATCGTCGTCTCCGCCCGAGGGGACAACGGCACCGGCGAAGGCCGCGCCAAGGCGCTCGACAACAACGCGTCGACGAAGTGGCTCGACTTCTCCGGCAGCAGCTGGTTGCAGTACCAGTTCGCCGGCGCCTCGGCCTACGTCATTGATCAGTACACGCTGACGAGTGCCTCCGACACGTCGAGCTACCCCGGCCGGGCTCCGAAGAGCTGGTCGTTGAAGGGTTCGAACGACGGGGTGAGCTGGACGACGCTTGATACTCAGACGAACCAGGCGAACACGTCGAGCCTGGGGACCCGGACGTACAGCTTCAGCAACGCGACGGCGTACCGGATCTACCGGCTGGACAACATCGCCAGCAACGGCGACTCGATCATCCAGCTCGCCGAGTTCCGCCTGTTCGGCCCCTCAGACGGCGCGCAGGTCGTCATCCCCGCCGGCCCGCAGCCCACCGAGCTATCCCGCAACAAGGCCACCTACGCGTCGAGCGTCGAGGGGGCCGGCTACGGCGCCAACCTCGCCGTCGACGGCAACTCGTCCACCCGCTGGTCCAGCGGCCAGTGGATGCAGCCGACGAAGAACGCCTGGATCTACGTCGACCTCGGCGCGACCTACAAGATCAGCGAGGTGTCCCTGATCTGGGAGGCCGCCTACGCCGTGAACTATCAGATCCAGGTCAGCAACGACGCCCAGAACTGGACCACCATCCGCTCGATCACCGGCAACTCCAGCGCCGGCTACACCGACCAGTCCGGGCTCTCGGGCAGCGGCCGGTACGTCCGGATCTACGCCACCGCCCCCGGCCCCGCTTCCAACTATTCCCTCTACGACCTCAAGATCTACGGCATCGCCTGA
- the pyk gene encoding pyruvate kinase codes for MTIRLAEPFARVRTKIVATVGPASRSPETLGELINVGVDVFRLNFSHGTHDDHTETLARIRDASAAADRLIPVLQDLGGPKIRLGVIPGDSVVCALNDVFTLVRDRTEDDPRQLTCTYRELPDDLKVGDPLLFADGAVAMIVTAAEPGRVKLSVTLAGIIKTKQGINLPGAALKVEALTPKDLLDLDWTAAHQVEYVGLSFVRRAEDVTRLRAELAARGCHARIIAKIEKPEAVDNLASIIAVSDAVMVARGDLGVEMDVARVPAIQKQIISACHRARVPVITATQMLNSMEQSSRPTRAEATDVFNAVLDGTDAVMLSGETAAGLYPVEAASTMSRIVTEAERHLFSGEYGARDHTPAYASPANAIPSNANLVLADAIEDGPSASSKITPITEALAEAASLVSRRLDAALLVVATRSGRTALTLSKLRHATPTIALADTLENARAMGLFWGVTALHVPGIVDGQHAMKVAIDWAKARNLVEKGDCVVLVRGWLPSTTVHNALLVDVI; via the coding sequence TTGACCATCCGATTGGCCGAGCCGTTTGCCAGGGTGCGGACGAAGATCGTGGCCACGGTCGGGCCAGCCTCGCGCAGCCCGGAGACCCTGGGCGAGCTCATCAATGTCGGTGTCGACGTCTTCCGCCTGAACTTCTCTCACGGCACCCACGACGACCACACCGAGACCCTCGCCCGCATCCGCGACGCCTCCGCCGCGGCCGACCGCCTCATTCCGGTGCTCCAGGACCTCGGCGGCCCCAAGATCCGCCTCGGGGTGATCCCGGGAGACTCCGTCGTCTGTGCCCTGAATGACGTCTTCACCCTGGTCCGCGACCGCACCGAGGACGATCCCAGGCAGCTCACCTGCACCTATCGAGAGCTGCCCGACGACCTGAAGGTGGGCGACCCCCTACTGTTCGCCGACGGCGCCGTGGCGATGATCGTCACGGCCGCCGAGCCCGGCCGCGTCAAGCTGTCGGTCACCCTGGCCGGCATTATCAAGACCAAGCAGGGGATCAACCTCCCCGGCGCCGCGCTCAAGGTCGAGGCCCTCACCCCCAAGGACCTCCTCGACCTCGACTGGACCGCCGCGCACCAGGTCGAGTACGTCGGCCTCTCCTTCGTCCGCCGCGCCGAGGACGTGACCCGCCTGCGTGCCGAGCTGGCCGCGCGCGGCTGCCACGCGCGCATCATCGCCAAGATCGAGAAGCCCGAGGCGGTCGACAACCTGGCGTCGATCATCGCCGTCTCCGATGCCGTGATGGTGGCCCGCGGCGACCTCGGCGTCGAGATGGACGTGGCCCGCGTGCCGGCCATCCAGAAGCAGATCATCTCCGCCTGCCACCGGGCCCGGGTGCCGGTCATCACCGCCACCCAGATGCTCAACAGCATGGAGCAGTCGAGCCGCCCCACCCGCGCCGAGGCCACCGACGTCTTCAACGCCGTGCTCGACGGAACTGACGCGGTGATGCTCTCCGGCGAGACCGCCGCCGGCCTCTACCCCGTCGAGGCCGCCTCGACGATGAGCCGGATCGTCACCGAGGCCGAACGCCACCTCTTCTCGGGCGAGTACGGCGCCCGCGACCACACCCCCGCCTACGCCTCTCCGGCCAACGCCATCCCGAGCAATGCCAACCTGGTCCTCGCCGACGCCATCGAGGACGGGCCCAGCGCGTCCAGCAAGATCACACCCATCACCGAGGCGCTCGCCGAGGCCGCCAGCCTGGTCAGCCGCAGGCTCGACGCGGCGCTGCTGGTCGTGGCCACCCGCTCGGGCCGCACCGCCCTGACCCTCTCCAAGCTCAGGCACGCCACTCCCACCATCGCCCTGGCCGACACCCTCGAGAATGCTCGCGCCATGGGTCTCTTCTGGGGGGTCACCGCGCTGCACGTCCCCGGGATCGTCGACGGCCAGCATGCCATGAAAGTGGCCATCGACTGGGCCAAGGCCCGCAACCTCGTCGAGAAGGGCGACTGCGTCGTGCTCGTCCGGGGCTGGCTCCCCAGCACCACCGTCCACAATGCCCTGCTCGTCGACGTGATCTGA
- a CDS encoding alpha/beta hydrolase, which yields MVWTRLIPGPGPGLVAALMLITSAGCASPGVRAAGGDTQESKGFLLFANNGKVPELEVPRLKGPDDVAPGKAGAESTGVETWMVHTRASEQTTHSDFWRTMDVSQIDPAGGAPKPAPARTLLNLMAGRTVVILVHGNNYSYEASTREALRVRDELAGGGGFTSDALFLIFDWPSERLRPGLVGDLNEKARRSRIAGSHLAMFLREAPPETKVCLMGQSDGGRVVLTTLHLLSGAELPKFLKEPAIQLESGRSDLHMRVVTLEAAVGHHWMNPGERLQHAVGMTEGWLNLFNRFDYALAVYGLGQYTGVRSALGRSGLRPDDLRKLGDQTCLIEQMELHSIGGLRHLIYVEALSDPEVLQRVTRYTSWAPVPVDPGGKPSQPSGGSVDSGGPGSDLTPIFEGMPNLR from the coding sequence ATGGTCTGGACGAGGCTGATCCCTGGACCCGGGCCCGGTTTGGTGGCGGCGCTGATGTTGATTACGTCGGCGGGGTGTGCCTCGCCCGGGGTGCGTGCGGCCGGGGGAGACACGCAGGAATCCAAGGGCTTCCTCCTCTTCGCCAACAACGGCAAGGTGCCCGAGCTGGAAGTGCCGAGGCTGAAGGGGCCGGACGACGTGGCGCCCGGGAAGGCGGGGGCGGAGTCGACCGGGGTGGAGACCTGGATGGTCCACACCCGCGCTTCCGAGCAGACGACCCACTCGGATTTCTGGCGGACGATGGACGTCTCCCAGATCGATCCGGCCGGGGGTGCGCCCAAGCCCGCCCCTGCCAGAACCCTCCTCAATTTGATGGCGGGGCGGACGGTCGTCATCCTGGTGCACGGCAACAACTACTCGTATGAGGCGTCGACCCGCGAGGCGCTGCGGGTGCGGGACGAGCTGGCCGGCGGCGGCGGGTTCACTTCGGATGCCCTGTTCCTGATCTTCGACTGGCCGAGCGAGCGATTGCGCCCGGGCCTCGTCGGCGACCTGAACGAGAAGGCCCGGCGGTCGAGGATCGCCGGCTCGCACCTGGCGATGTTCCTGCGCGAGGCGCCTCCCGAGACGAAAGTCTGCCTAATGGGCCAGAGCGACGGCGGGCGTGTGGTGCTCACCACGCTGCACTTGCTCTCGGGGGCTGAACTCCCCAAGTTCTTGAAGGAACCCGCGATCCAGCTGGAATCGGGCCGCTCCGACCTCCACATGCGTGTCGTGACGCTGGAAGCCGCCGTCGGCCACCACTGGATGAACCCCGGCGAGCGGCTTCAGCACGCGGTGGGGATGACCGAGGGTTGGCTGAATCTCTTCAATCGCTTCGACTACGCGCTCGCGGTTTATGGCCTGGGTCAGTACACGGGAGTGAGGTCGGCACTCGGCCGTAGCGGCCTGCGGCCGGATGACTTGCGCAAGCTGGGGGATCAGACCTGCCTGATCGAGCAGATGGAGCTGCACTCCATCGGCGGACTCCGCCACCTGATCTATGTCGAGGCATTGTCCGACCCCGAGGTGCTCCAGAGAGTCACGCGATACACGTCGTGGGCCCCGGTGCCCGTCGACCCGGGAGGCAAACCTTCGCAGCCCAGCGGCGGGTCGGTCGACTCCGGCGGACCTGGGTCCGACCTGACGCCGATCTTCGAAGGGATGCCCAATCTTCGCTAG